A genomic region of Larimichthys crocea isolate SSNF unplaced genomic scaffold, L_crocea_2.0 scaffold148, whole genome shotgun sequence contains the following coding sequences:
- the LOC104937444 gene encoding tyrosine-protein phosphatase non-receptor type 7 isoform X1, with amino-acid sequence MNMSAMHSGSPTAEDPTTPPPMTTPPRKASVRLQERRGSNLSLLLDVTSLGVEPVCSVSTPKEVWLQLLHTSSRPLTHSMLQQAAVDTNTLNVEYQKIPPNFVSTAELDVPGHMIKDRYKTILPNPESRVILRSSEEEAGPDRYINANYIRGYKGAPRAYIATQGPMLHTVGDFWDMVWQERSSIIVMVTRLKENNEKCELYWPQPRERRGRRRLKEEEEQREEEEEEDEEEEKGETGRFGRFLLRVKDSREKDGFTVTDMEIQLCAERRPVRHYWFTSWPDHHIPQCTAPLLRLVEEVETYSKSLLPPSSQPITAPVADRGPIIVHCSAGIGRTGCFIVGSIGCQQLRESGQVDILETVCQLRLDRGGMIQTTEQYQFLYSMLAQYSSQLQHNQEQNQNQPDTLPQNQQNPEDQASKQLQNLHLDNTQNVKN; translated from the exons ATGAACATGTCAGCGATGCATTCAGGCTCCCCTACTGCTGAGGATCCGACCACGCCCCCGCCCATGACCACGCCTCCTCGCAAAGCCTCGGTCCGCCTGCAGGAGAG GCGGGGCTCCAACCTGTCTCTGCTATTGGACGTTACGAGTCTGGGGGTGGAGCCTGTCTGCTCCGTCTCCACCCCAAAGGAGGTGTGGCTTCAGCTGCTTCACACCTCCTCGCGACCGCTCACACACTCGATGCTGCAGCAGGCTGCCGTGGACACAAACACGCTGAATGTAGAGTACCAG AAGATCCCTCCGAACTTTGTGAGCACTGCGGAGCTCGATGTTCCAGGACACATGATCAAGGACAGATACAAAACCATCCTGCCCA ACCCTGAGAGCCGGGTGATCCTGAGGAGCTCAGAGGAAGAGGCGGGGCCAGACCGCTACATCAACGCCAACTACATCAGG GGTTACAAAGGAGCTCCCCGGGCCTACATCGCCACCCAGGGGCCGATGCTGCACACTGTGGGGGACTTCTGGGACATGGTGTGGCAGGAGAGGAGCAGCATCATCGTCATGGTTACCAGACTGAAGGAGAACAACGAG AAATGCGAGTTGTACTGGCCACAGccgagagagagaagggggagaaggaggctgaaggaggaggaggagcagagggaggaagaggaggaggaggacgaggaggaggagaaaggagagacagGCCGATTTGGCAGATTCCTCCTCAGAGTGAAAGACAGCCGAGAGAAAGACGGCTTCACCGTCACTGACATGGAGATCCAG ctgtgtgccGAGCGCCGTCCCGTCAGACATTATTGGTTCACCTCTTGGCCTGACCACCacatcccacaatgcactgctcCCCTGCTGAGACtcgtggaggaggtggagacgtACAGCAAGTCCCTCCTACCGCCCAGctcgcagccaatcacagcccccGTCGCCGACCGCGGACCAATCATCGTCCACTGCAG TGCAGGTATCGGCAGGACCGGCTGCTTCATCGTCGGCAGCATCGGCtgtcagcagctcagagagagcGGGCAGGTCGACATCCTGGAGACGGTGTGTCAGCTCCGCCTGGACAG GGGTGGAATGATCCAAACCACAGAGCAGTACCAGTTCCTGTATTCTATGCTGGCCCAGTACAGCTCGCAGCTACAACACAACCAG gagcagaaccagaaccagcctGACACACTGCcacagaaccagcagaacccAGAGGACCAAGCCAGCAAACAGCTACAGAACCTCCATCTGGACAACACACAGAATGTGAAGAACTGA
- the LOC113744745 gene encoding uncharacterized protein LOC113744745 — MKDYLTNFPSAKLSIYAAVIVIFTYNVLLERDMACTCKPQTNECNLHMGLPFLVIFVLILWMDKKFRKTWKYTCTCPCGTSGCTDVCERCCCSTFLLVLARHMLKAALVGLLWVASVLIDGHWYVCCKNDHSEQQAQLACKDKQHITAEEQQIIAELRNLSKTIGFSILFSIILAAALMSLIGWRKCCEGKLGCCDRKVFYDKLILEEEGHVLKEILRTAAKEKLTVTITEKICEKRWKECFDAAQAVMKCGEPTLSEQVRQQWSKRNDEHDTEL, encoded by the exons ATGAAGGACTACCTGACAAACTTTCCCTCTGCAAAGCTCAGCATCTATGCTGCCGTCATCGTGATCTTTACTTACAATGTGTTGCTGGAGAGAGACATGGCATGCACGTGTAAACCACAAACAAACGAGTGCAACTTACACATGGGCCTGCCGTTCCTAGTCATATTTGTCCTGATTCTTTGGATGGATAAGAAGTTTAGAAAAACCTGGAAATACACCTGTACCTGTCCATGCGGTACATCTGGATGCACAGACGTTTGTGAGcggtgctgctgcagcacatttCTGTTGGTTTTAGCCCGTCACATGTTGAAGGCGGCTTTAGTTGGTCTGCTGTGGGTCGCCTCCGTGCTGATCGATGGACACTGGTATGTTTGCTGTAAGAATGATCACTCTGAACAACAGGCACAGTTAGCCTGCAAAGACAAGCAACACATCACAGCTGAGGAACAACAGATCATCGCTGAACTGAGAAACTTGTCAAAG actATCGGCTTCTCTATTCTCTTCAGCATCATTCTTGCTGCAGCCCTGATGTCTTTGATTGGATGGAGGAAATGCTGTGAAGGGAAATTAGGCTGTTGTGACAGAAAAGTTTTCTATGACAAACTGATTTTAGAAGAAGAGGGACATGTACTGAAAGAGATTTTGAGAACTGCAGCAAAAGAAAAGTTGACTGTGACCATCACTgagaaaatctgtgaaaaaagaTGGAAGGAATGCTTCGATGCTGCTCAGGCAGTGATGAAATGTGGCGAGCCAACACTTTCTGAACAAGTACGACAACAGTGGAGCAAAAGAAATGACGAACACGACACAGAACTCTGA
- the LOC104937443 gene encoding uncharacterized protein LOC104937443 translates to MTTSPPKMQAVAAPLQQFISKVKDNANAFIFSVLVFSYQALETEFPCSCKPQPGYCCAYMILPCLIITILMLSTDLPFQRAWNYTSSKGSCHFGCVLFRRAVKALCVGLLWVASVLIDGEWFVCCYNQNNKQVADLQCKSKTDITPGDTPVVTIAEMKMNSRLIGMSVLFGITFIGAILLSTWPICADSCCLACCKRDIEVHELILEAGEDIVSKTMKEEQQSKLSANVKKYINQGKWVNCLDVVEEFIDTIGRDETKVQHKVSVKQSEDSV, encoded by the exons ATGACCACTTCTCCTCCAAAGATGCAGGCCGTAGCTGCACCGCTGCAGCAGTTCATCAGTAAGGTCAAAGACAATGCCAACGCTTTTATTTTCAGCGTTTTGGTTTTTTCTTATCAAGCACTGGAAACTGAGTTTCCGTGCTCTTGCAAACCACAACCCGGCTACTGCTGTGCGTACATGATTTTGCCGTGTCTCATCATAACCATCCTAATGCTGTCGACGGACTTGCCGTTTCAGAGAGCGTGGAACTACACAAGCTCGAAGGGCTCGTGTCACTTTGGCTGCGTTTTGTTCCGCCGCGCCGTCAAAGCGTTGTGCGTGGGTCTGCTGTGGGTCGCGTCCGTGCTCATCGACGGCGAGTGGTTTGTCTGCTGTTACAATCAGAATAACAAACAGGTGGCAGACTTACAATGCAAAAGCAAGACGGACATCACACCTGGGGATACTCCTGTCGTGACCATCGCGgagatgaagatgaattcaAGG ttGATCGGCATGTCTGTCCTCTTCGGTATCACTTTCATCGGCGCCATTCTGCTGTCGACCTGGCCGATCTGCGCCGACAGCTGCTGCCTGGCATGTTGCAAGAGAGACATTGAAGTGCACGAGCTGATTTTGGAAGCGGGGGAAGACATCGTGTCGAAGACAATGAAAGAAGAACAGCAGAGCAAGTTATCTGCAAACGTGAAGAAGTACATCAATCAGGGGAAGTGGGTGAACTGTTTAGACGTCGTTGAAGAGTTCATTGACACAATCGGAAGAGACGAG ACAAAGGTCCAACATAAGGTCAGCGTCAAGCAGAGTGAAGACAGCGTTTGA
- the LOC104937444 gene encoding tyrosine-protein phosphatase non-receptor type 7 isoform X2, giving the protein MNMSAMHSGSPTAEDPTTPPPMTTPPRKASVRLQERRGSNLSLLLDVTSLGVEPVCSVSTPKEVWLQLLHTSSRPLTHSMLQQAAVDTNTLNVEYQKIPPNFVSTAELDVPGHMIKDRYKTILPNPESRVILRSSEEEAGPDRYINANYIRGYKGAPRAYIATQGPMLHTVGDFWDMVWQERSSIIVMVTRLKENNEKCELYWPQPRERRGRRRLKEEEEQREEEEEEDEEEEKGETGRFGRFLLRVKDSREKDGFTVTDMEIQLCAERRPVRHYWFTSWPDHHIPQCTAPLLRLVEEVETYSKSLLPPSSQPITAPVADRGPIIVHCRYRQDRLLHRRQHRLSAAQRERAGRHPGDGVSAPPGQGWNDPNHRAVPVPVFYAGPVQLAATTQPGAEPEPA; this is encoded by the exons ATGAACATGTCAGCGATGCATTCAGGCTCCCCTACTGCTGAGGATCCGACCACGCCCCCGCCCATGACCACGCCTCCTCGCAAAGCCTCGGTCCGCCTGCAGGAGAG GCGGGGCTCCAACCTGTCTCTGCTATTGGACGTTACGAGTCTGGGGGTGGAGCCTGTCTGCTCCGTCTCCACCCCAAAGGAGGTGTGGCTTCAGCTGCTTCACACCTCCTCGCGACCGCTCACACACTCGATGCTGCAGCAGGCTGCCGTGGACACAAACACGCTGAATGTAGAGTACCAG AAGATCCCTCCGAACTTTGTGAGCACTGCGGAGCTCGATGTTCCAGGACACATGATCAAGGACAGATACAAAACCATCCTGCCCA ACCCTGAGAGCCGGGTGATCCTGAGGAGCTCAGAGGAAGAGGCGGGGCCAGACCGCTACATCAACGCCAACTACATCAGG GGTTACAAAGGAGCTCCCCGGGCCTACATCGCCACCCAGGGGCCGATGCTGCACACTGTGGGGGACTTCTGGGACATGGTGTGGCAGGAGAGGAGCAGCATCATCGTCATGGTTACCAGACTGAAGGAGAACAACGAG AAATGCGAGTTGTACTGGCCACAGccgagagagagaagggggagaaggaggctgaaggaggaggaggagcagagggaggaagaggaggaggaggacgaggaggaggagaaaggagagacagGCCGATTTGGCAGATTCCTCCTCAGAGTGAAAGACAGCCGAGAGAAAGACGGCTTCACCGTCACTGACATGGAGATCCAG ctgtgtgccGAGCGCCGTCCCGTCAGACATTATTGGTTCACCTCTTGGCCTGACCACCacatcccacaatgcactgctcCCCTGCTGAGACtcgtggaggaggtggagacgtACAGCAAGTCCCTCCTACCGCCCAGctcgcagccaatcacagcccccGTCGCCGACCGCGGACCAATCATCGTCCACTGCAG GTATCGGCAGGACCGGCTGCTTCATCGTCGGCAGCATCGGCtgtcagcagctcagagagagcGGGCAGGTCGACATCCTGGAGACGGTGTGTCAGCTCCGCCTGGACAG GGGTGGAATGATCCAAACCACAGAGCAGTACCAGTTCCTGTATTCTATGCTGGCCCAGTACAGCTCGCAGCTACAACACAACCAG gagcagaaccagaaccagcctGA